In the genome of Coriobacteriia bacterium, the window TTTGAAGGAGGCGTTCGACATGTTTGACAGCTTCAGCGAAGGCAACGTTTTCTATGGTCGCACGGCAGCTCTCATGGGTGCGATCGTCGCCCTGGCCGTTCTGGTCCACTTCATCTAGTCCCCCTTGCATGGTGTCGGCCATCCCCCGACACCATAGCCCCGCAAAGTAAGCGCCCCGGATCCCCCTCCAGGGCGCTTATGCGTTTCTAGACAAGCAGAATGCTATTGGAACCGGGTGGCGCCGCCCACCTACCGCTCCCAACGGGGACTAGGCCGCGCCGTCACTCTCCGCTGAGAAGTATCCACCTCCTGGAATCGGCGAGTTGGGCGTACCGGCGGGAGGTGGCGTAAGGCCGAGAAGCGGCCAGAGGCGCTCGCGAACGGTGTCCATCCGGTCGCGGTTGTCGCCGTTTGGCTCGACAACATCGTGCGTTAGCCCAAGCGAGTCTTCGAGGACGGCCGTGTCGACTTCCTCGGCGAGATCGCGGAACAGCTCATCGGTCAGTTTGCGCGCCACGTCGCTTCGCACCGCGATGTCGTGGTCGTTGATGACCAGCAGGATGCGCTCGGCGCGGTTGTCTCGGCGAGCAGAGTCGTGGGCGAGCTGCCGACGCAGGGCGATCATCGCGGCGATCGCCTTGAGCGAGAACTTGGGGTACGCCCACGTGCCTCGGACCTCCGCCTCGCGCTTGGCGGGGTTCCACCAGCTGTACACGTCGGGGAGCGCACGCATCGCGGCGTCAAACGGCGCATCGACCCACTCGGGGATTGCGTTGGGCTGGAAGAACGGCGCAATCAGAATCGCTTCAGCGACCTCGGTGCGATTCCTCGCAGCGTACGCGGCGAGCAGCCCTCCCAGAGAGAGCCCCACCACTCGAAGCCGGCCACCCAGTCCGGCTGCAGCGTCGACCGCGCGATCGGTGAACTCGGCCAGCACTTCCGGCGTGAGCTGGCTCATCTCGCGGTTGAGCGGGTCCTTCAGGCCGTGGAACGGGACGCGCGGCACGAGCACGTTGTAACCCGCAGCGTAGTAGGCGGCCGACACCTCGCGCCACTGCGCCGGCGAGTTGGTGAAGCCGTGCATAAGGAGCGCGACTTCAGCGGTCGGGGCGTCGTGCAGCAGCGCCCGTGTGGCACTCGCCGCAACGATCGAGTCGTCATCGAGCGCGCGCAACGCATCCACGCGGTCGAGCGACATCTGCCAGCTATCAGCCATCGATACTCCTCAAGGAAGCCGCCAACCCGGCGGAAGAGAGACCAGCACGTACAGAAGGTTCCCGAAACGCGTCAGGCGACGCAAGGCGCTATAGCATGATAGAGTGGTGGAGTGCGCGGCAGGCGCACCAGATTGCGACCACGAATCCGGAGGTTCTCGGCCATGCTTTCGATCGCCTTGCCAAAGGGCTCACTTGAGGAGCAGACGCTCCTGCTCTTCTCCCAGGCCGACCTCGAGGTCAAGAAGTCGGCACGCGAGTACAACCCGGTGATTGCCGATCCACGCGTGGGCAAGGTCAAGATCTTGCGCCCGCAGGAGATTCCAGGATACGTCCAGGACGGCTACTTCGACCTTGGGATCTCCGGCCACGACTGGGTGACGGAGTCGGGTGCCGACGTGGTCGAGGTCGCCGAACTGCCCTACGCCAAGACCGGCACCGGCTTCGTGAGCATGGTGCTGGCGGTGCCGCAGGAGTCGCCCGTCGAAAACGCGCGCCACATCGCGGCCGGCAGCCGCATAACGACGGAGTTCCCGCGCGTCACCAAGGCGTACTTTGAGGAGCTCGGCATCCCCGTGGAGGTCCACTTCAGCTACGGCGCCACCGAGGCCAAGGTTCCCGAGATGATGGATGCGCTCGTCGATCTCACCGAGACCGGCTCGACGCTTCGCCGCAACGGCCTGAAGATCGTCGACACGGTGCTGACGTCGACCACCCGGCTGCTGGCCAGCCATGCAGCTTGGAACGATCCCGCGAAGCGCCGCGAGATCGAAGAGATCCGCACACTGCTTCTTGGCGTGATCGAGGCGCGCGGGCGCGTGCTGCTCAACATGAACGTCCCATGCGACAAGCTGGACGACGTAATAGCCCAACTACCTGCGATGAAGCGTCCGACGGTTGCAAAGCTCTACGGATCGGACGACTATGAGATTTCCACGGTGGCCGACAAGAGCACTGTGAACGTCTTGATACCTGCACTCAAATCCGCTGGCGCTGAGGACATCCTTGAGATGCCGATCAGCAAGATCGTGCGCTAGGCGGGTTGCCGGATCCGCGTTGCGAAGAGGCCTCGGAGGCTGCCCAGCTTCCGAGGCCTCGCTCCATTCGGCGAGCGATAGCCATGCCGCACACGATGGCCCCGCCAGCGTCTCCGCTCGCGGGGCCATCGAGGAGCTGCGGGACTTGATGGGGCCTAATAGCCTTCACAGAGGAGCTCGTAGTAGGCCTGCGGGTGCTTGCAGGCCGGGCAGACCATCGGAGCCTCGGCGCCCTCGGCTACGTATCCGCAGTTGCGGCAGATCCACTTGGTGGGTGAGGACTTCTTGAAGACGCTTCCGCTGTTCACGTTGGCGAGCAGGCGGTTGTAGCGGTCCTCGTGATGCGCCTCA includes:
- the hisG gene encoding ATP phosphoribosyltransferase, with protein sequence MLSIALPKGSLEEQTLLLFSQADLEVKKSAREYNPVIADPRVGKVKILRPQEIPGYVQDGYFDLGISGHDWVTESGADVVEVAELPYAKTGTGFVSMVLAVPQESPVENARHIAAGSRITTEFPRVTKAYFEELGIPVEVHFSYGATEAKVPEMMDALVDLTETGSTLRRNGLKIVDTVLTSTTRLLASHAAWNDPAKRREIEEIRTLLLGVIEARGRVLLNMNVPCDKLDDVIAQLPAMKRPTVAKLYGSDDYEISTVADKSTVNVLIPALKSAGAEDILEMPISKIVR
- a CDS encoding alpha/beta fold hydrolase, with the translated sequence MADSWQMSLDRVDALRALDDDSIVAASATRALLHDAPTAEVALLMHGFTNSPAQWREVSAAYYAAGYNVLVPRVPFHGLKDPLNREMSQLTPEVLAEFTDRAVDAAAGLGGRLRVVGLSLGGLLAAYAARNRTEVAEAILIAPFFQPNAIPEWVDAPFDAAMRALPDVYSWWNPAKREAEVRGTWAYPKFSLKAIAAMIALRRQLAHDSARRDNRAERILLVINDHDIAVRSDVARKLTDELFRDLAEEVDTAVLEDSLGLTHDVVEPNGDNRDRMDTVRERLWPLLGLTPPPAGTPNSPIPGGGYFSAESDGAA